A genomic segment from Polyangium mundeleinium encodes:
- a CDS encoding cation:proton antiporter domain-containing protein — translation MGHIPLLDEIAVIAALGVLVTVVLSRLSLPTVAGLLFSGALVGPFGFKLVRSIHAIEILAEIGVVLLLFTIGLEFSLARLKSIFRQVALGGIIQVGLTTAVVACVGSALGQPTGRSVFYGFVFALSSTAIVLRALAERRELDAPHGRFIVGTLIFQDLCVVPMVLVVPMLGEGSAGTNMAKDISLALGKATAVVVATIVVARLVVPRALRWVAASRSREVFLLAVLALCVGTAWLTSLAGLSLALGAFLGGMVVADTEYGHRAMGDMLPLRDAFVSVFFVSLGMLFDPRIVLERPLLVLLLLGGFLVAKGLLATIAAIAMRFPARVAWLAGVGLAQFGEFGFVLARLGESTGVVDANATRPLLAAGIASMFLTPVFVRVAPHVTAGQRLLAPLERLIGVRSIDEADAGEAHGLADHVVIVGYGVAGKLVARALEACGVSYVVLELNAETVRAARAAGQPVYYGDATSEEALGHAHLEKARALLLLMNDPQAAQRVVDTAKRVAPDVPILMRAHYLLEKPALLRMGATDVVAEEVEGGVEILARLLRWLEVPRNVIDDRVDEARATTQTTERTHKVPRRALGEHGDLAELKIESASVTAASAAVGRSAASLGVRRRTGALIIAVRRGEKLLEQMDPQKPFELGDIVYLAGAVGSVQKAVDLVSRPLAEGEAPPVSEIMPTSRG, via the coding sequence ATGGGCCACATCCCGCTCCTCGACGAGATCGCCGTCATCGCGGCGCTCGGCGTCCTCGTGACCGTCGTCCTCTCGCGCCTCTCGCTCCCCACGGTTGCGGGGCTGCTCTTCTCGGGCGCGCTCGTGGGGCCGTTTGGCTTCAAGCTCGTGCGCTCGATCCACGCGATCGAGATCCTCGCAGAGATCGGCGTCGTCCTCCTGCTCTTCACGATCGGCCTCGAGTTCTCGCTCGCGCGGCTGAAGAGCATCTTCCGCCAGGTCGCCCTCGGCGGGATCATCCAGGTCGGCCTCACCACGGCCGTCGTCGCGTGCGTCGGGAGCGCCCTCGGGCAGCCGACCGGGCGCAGCGTCTTCTACGGCTTCGTCTTCGCGCTCTCCAGCACCGCGATCGTCCTCCGCGCCCTGGCCGAGCGGCGCGAGCTCGACGCGCCCCACGGCCGCTTCATCGTCGGCACCTTGATCTTCCAGGATCTCTGCGTCGTCCCGATGGTCCTCGTCGTCCCCATGCTCGGCGAGGGCTCCGCGGGCACGAACATGGCGAAGGACATCAGCCTCGCGCTCGGCAAGGCCACGGCCGTCGTCGTCGCGACCATCGTCGTCGCGCGCCTCGTCGTCCCGCGGGCCCTGCGCTGGGTCGCGGCGAGCCGCAGCCGCGAGGTCTTCCTCCTCGCCGTCCTCGCGCTCTGCGTCGGCACCGCGTGGCTCACGTCGCTCGCCGGCCTCTCGCTCGCGCTCGGCGCCTTCCTCGGCGGCATGGTCGTCGCCGACACCGAGTACGGCCACCGCGCCATGGGCGACATGCTCCCGCTGCGCGACGCCTTCGTGAGCGTCTTTTTCGTCTCGCTCGGCATGCTTTTCGACCCGCGGATCGTCCTCGAACGGCCGCTCCTCGTGCTCCTCTTGCTCGGCGGCTTCCTCGTCGCCAAGGGCCTGCTCGCCACCATCGCCGCGATCGCCATGCGCTTCCCGGCGCGCGTCGCCTGGCTCGCGGGCGTGGGGCTCGCGCAGTTCGGCGAGTTCGGGTTCGTCCTCGCGCGGCTCGGCGAGAGCACGGGCGTCGTGGATGCGAACGCCACGCGCCCGCTCCTCGCGGCCGGCATCGCCAGCATGTTCCTCACGCCCGTCTTCGTGCGCGTCGCGCCGCACGTCACCGCGGGCCAGCGCTTGCTCGCGCCGCTCGAACGGCTCATTGGCGTCCGCAGCATCGACGAGGCGGACGCGGGCGAGGCGCACGGGCTCGCCGATCACGTGGTCATCGTGGGCTACGGCGTCGCGGGCAAGCTCGTGGCGCGCGCGCTCGAGGCGTGTGGCGTCTCGTACGTGGTGCTCGAGCTGAACGCCGAGACCGTCCGCGCCGCGCGCGCTGCGGGCCAGCCCGTGTACTACGGCGACGCGACGAGCGAAGAGGCGCTCGGCCACGCCCACCTGGAGAAGGCGCGCGCGCTTCTTTTGCTCATGAACGATCCGCAGGCCGCGCAGCGCGTGGTGGACACGGCCAAGCGCGTCGCGCCCGACGTGCCGATCCTCATGCGGGCCCATTACCTCCTGGAGAAACCTGCGCTCTTGCGCATGGGCGCGACGGATGTCGTGGCCGAGGAGGTCGAGGGCGGTGTCGAGATCCTCGCGCGGCTCCTTCGCTGGCTCGAGGTGCCGCGCAACGTGATCGACGATCGCGTCGACGAGGCGCGCGCGACCACGCAGACGACCGAGCGCACGCACAAGGTCCCGCGGCGGGCGCTCGGCGAGCATGGGGATCTCGCCGAGCTCAAGATCGAGAGCGCCTCCGTGACCGCGGCGAGCGCGGCCGTCGGGCGCTCGGCGGCGTCGCTCGGCGTGCGTCGCAGGACCGGGGCGCTCATCATTGCAGTGCGTCGCGGCGAGAAGCTCCTCGAACAGATGGATCCCCAAAAACCGTTCGAGCTCGGCGACATCGTGTACCTCGCGGGAGCCGTGGGTTCGGTGCAGAAGGCCGTCGACCTCGTGAGCCGGCCGCTCGCCGAAGGTGAAGCGCCGCCGGTCAGCGAGATCATGCCGACCTCACGCGGCTGA
- a CDS encoding DUF4142 domain-containing protein encodes MKKVFMVAALAAMAMSSVPVPALAETPDEEATADLSVAHDDAKFVGEAAKSNLWSVKAARLAVLLARNSKVEALALQELAEHVHVTEGIEALAEKLGVPMPTAFDPVLGNLFQRLARLRGNRFDRVYLHTVIEAHRFDVENLSQALASQDADVKAFAEKNLPVLRGHLEAAQEILRMLPGE; translated from the coding sequence ATGAAGAAGGTATTCATGGTTGCCGCGCTCGCGGCGATGGCGATGTCGTCCGTACCGGTACCGGCGCTGGCGGAGACGCCGGACGAGGAAGCGACGGCCGATCTGTCGGTCGCGCACGACGACGCGAAATTCGTGGGGGAGGCGGCGAAGAGCAATCTCTGGTCGGTGAAGGCCGCGAGGCTCGCCGTGCTGCTCGCGCGGAACTCCAAGGTCGAGGCGCTCGCGCTGCAGGAGCTCGCCGAGCACGTCCACGTGACCGAGGGGATCGAGGCGCTCGCGGAGAAGCTCGGCGTCCCGATGCCGACGGCGTTTGATCCGGTGCTCGGGAACCTCTTCCAGCGTCTCGCGCGCCTCCGGGGAAATCGATTCGACCGGGTTTACCTGCACACGGTCATCGAGGCGCACCGGTTCGACGTGGAGAACCTGTCGCAGGCGCTCGCCTCGCAGGACGCGGACGTGAAGGCATTCGCGGAGAAAAACCTCCCCGTTTTGCGGGGGCACCTCGAGGCGGCGCAGGAGATCCTCCGGATGTTGCCCGGCGAATGA
- a CDS encoding TGF-beta receptor interacting domain-containing protein, whose protein sequence is METRRMHRQGTWFKARRGVCAALFAATLAAGCAGPANEKPPASASTPPGAGASTSHAPTSTAQMLLREEVVPGKLSVTVYSHSLVAPDGALHFWTYVSEGLWPLGQREIRFTIKREPGDAEGAFDRELFKLYGLIYELAQQGQFVDVHGRSLLAGPPLLGRDDFHCIIYGPPQPVEGITANAPFLTAVIVTNEEEEVGGQAGYARILARLGADARFYPTPFWTDRKRPSVARPGEVGKTLITRTSRQHLRGVSVRLERKGGLANVSKTKSFFIPGDRIVLRVLPRGQGDLKEAAAAKGNEDGLVMLLEMDPRAGTGLFWYPGQTSPSAITGHAAGSEHLTGNFLILTGKNQENEAAVTEDGFVMMFPEATWKRIREALLAGKEITIPGQGEIPAFAVEHVPTTYENPIDGKRYEAESGWDTVRPQGDGAAPKQSGQVDAAVVLLTSEQEIAQRTTVDDAAGVIKQIIAIVEAQVGTSKGPGSDLLVECELLPGKKKNFEMAQRPVVDQPFAQAIYEKLEKIVIPEVKGPVKFQVVFKIRGGSNPGR, encoded by the coding sequence ATGGAGACGAGGCGCATGCATCGGCAGGGAACATGGTTCAAGGCACGTCGCGGCGTGTGCGCAGCGCTCTTCGCCGCGACGCTCGCCGCGGGCTGCGCGGGGCCGGCGAACGAAAAACCTCCGGCCTCGGCGAGCACACCGCCCGGCGCCGGGGCCTCCACGTCCCACGCGCCCACGTCGACCGCGCAGATGCTCCTGCGTGAGGAGGTCGTGCCGGGAAAACTCTCGGTCACGGTGTATTCGCATTCGCTCGTGGCGCCCGACGGCGCGCTGCACTTCTGGACCTACGTGAGCGAGGGCCTCTGGCCGCTCGGGCAACGCGAGATCCGCTTCACCATCAAGCGTGAGCCCGGCGATGCGGAGGGCGCCTTCGATCGCGAGCTCTTCAAGCTCTACGGGCTCATCTACGAGCTCGCGCAGCAGGGGCAGTTCGTCGACGTCCACGGCCGATCGCTGCTCGCCGGCCCGCCGCTCCTCGGGCGCGACGACTTTCATTGCATCATCTATGGACCGCCGCAGCCAGTGGAGGGAATCACGGCCAACGCGCCGTTCCTCACGGCCGTGATCGTCACGAACGAGGAGGAGGAGGTGGGGGGGCAGGCCGGCTATGCGCGCATCCTGGCGCGGCTCGGCGCCGACGCGAGGTTTTATCCGACCCCGTTCTGGACCGACCGGAAGCGCCCTTCCGTGGCCCGGCCCGGGGAGGTCGGCAAGACCTTGATCACGCGGACCTCGCGGCAGCATCTGCGCGGCGTGTCCGTGCGCCTGGAGCGAAAGGGCGGCCTCGCGAACGTCTCCAAGACGAAGAGCTTTTTCATTCCGGGTGATCGCATCGTCCTGCGCGTGCTGCCCCGCGGCCAAGGCGATTTGAAGGAGGCCGCGGCGGCGAAGGGGAACGAGGACGGGCTCGTCATGCTCCTCGAAATGGATCCGAGGGCGGGCACGGGCCTCTTCTGGTATCCGGGACAAACATCCCCCTCCGCGATCACGGGCCATGCGGCCGGGAGCGAGCATCTCACGGGCAACTTCCTGATCCTCACCGGCAAGAACCAGGAGAACGAGGCCGCGGTGACCGAGGACGGGTTCGTCATGATGTTCCCCGAAGCCACGTGGAAGCGGATCCGCGAAGCGCTCCTCGCGGGCAAAGAGATCACGATTCCGGGGCAGGGCGAGATACCGGCGTTTGCCGTGGAGCACGTCCCGACGACCTACGAGAATCCCATCGACGGCAAGCGATACGAAGCCGAATCGGGCTGGGACACGGTCCGACCCCAGGGCGACGGCGCGGCGCCGAAGCAGAGCGGGCAGGTCGATGCCGCGGTCGTTCTCCTGACGAGCGAGCAGGAGATCGCGCAACGGACCACGGTGGACGACGCGGCCGGGGTCATCAAGCAGATCATTGCCATCGTCGAGGCGCAGGTGGGCACGTCGAAGGGGCCGGGCAGCGACCTGCTCGTCGAATGCGAGCTCCTGCCCGGCAAGAAGAAGAACTTCGAGATGGCCCAGCGGCCGGTCGTGGATCAGCCGTTCGCGCAGGCCATCTACGAGAAACTGGAGAAGATCGTGATCCCCGAGGTGAAAGGCCCCGTGAAGTTCCAGGTGGTCTTCAAAATCCGGGGCGGCAGCAATCCGGGGCGGTGA
- a CDS encoding VOC family protein, translating to MTVKSSYAPGQFCWTDLMTTDPAAAKAFYTTLFGWRAEETPYPGGAYTMFQTREHDVAGLGGQPPEESSRGIPPHWNVYISVDDAEAVSAKAVSLGATLHAPAFDVMDSGRMAILADPTGAVFFLWQPRKHIGATLWGEPGAPSWFELQTTDPEKAKAFYTALFGWSTGGDATYGEWIVNGEHVGGVLKIDPSWGPVPPNWSAYFTVENADATVAKVRELGGKVYIPPKEIGSGGRFAVLSDPQGAQFSVYEEKRR from the coding sequence ATGACGGTGAAGAGCTCGTACGCACCCGGCCAGTTTTGCTGGACGGACCTGATGACCACGGATCCCGCGGCCGCCAAGGCGTTTTACACGACGCTGTTCGGCTGGAGGGCCGAGGAGACGCCGTACCCCGGCGGCGCGTACACGATGTTCCAGACGCGCGAGCACGACGTGGCGGGGCTCGGCGGACAACCGCCCGAGGAGTCGTCGCGCGGGATCCCGCCGCACTGGAACGTGTACATTTCGGTGGACGACGCCGAGGCCGTGTCTGCCAAGGCCGTCTCCCTGGGAGCGACCCTCCACGCGCCCGCGTTCGACGTGATGGATTCCGGGCGCATGGCGATCCTCGCCGATCCCACGGGCGCCGTGTTTTTCCTCTGGCAACCGCGAAAACACATCGGCGCGACCTTGTGGGGCGAGCCGGGCGCGCCCTCCTGGTTCGAGCTGCAGACCACGGATCCGGAGAAGGCAAAAGCGTTTTACACAGCGCTCTTCGGCTGGTCGACCGGCGGCGACGCGACGTACGGGGAGTGGATCGTGAACGGCGAGCACGTGGGCGGGGTTTTGAAGATCGACCCGAGCTGGGGCCCGGTGCCGCCGAACTGGAGCGCGTATTTCACGGTCGAGAACGCGGACGCCACGGTGGCCAAGGTGCGCGAGCTCGGCGGCAAGGTGTACATCCCGCCGAAGGAGATCGGCAGCGGGGGCAGGTTCGCCGTGCTCAGCGACCCGCAAGGCGCGCAGTTCTCGGTGTACGAGGAAAAACGCCGCTGA
- a CDS encoding Rieske 2Fe-2S domain-containing protein, whose product METKSHGGSGAATGARRRLLGKPIPAEGEGGVFTQSWYPVCMSSELAPGKILGTSFLDGRIVVFRGESGRVQALSAYCPHLGGDLAAGSIVGDAVRCAFHHWEYSQEGTCLKTGLGDPPPPGACLFRFPTVERYGMIWAFNGETPLFDLPDFPYPDDDLVFRVEAHEEVFPVDPWVVCCNTPDVQHIRVVHGFKFDKGEPAENMVITDHSMMYDFDGIHPAGPRVTFRVGIFGTTLFYQSSFFNGRWYGYIAPFGMPAPGQTKVYYVLATRKSEGDEASQKELLDFAMGVQRQILADDAPILRGVHFRPGTLTKSDTALARFLEYLRKFPRAHPSAEFIR is encoded by the coding sequence ATGGAAACCAAGAGCCATGGGGGATCGGGCGCGGCGACCGGCGCGAGGAGGAGGCTCCTCGGCAAGCCGATCCCGGCCGAAGGGGAGGGCGGGGTCTTCACGCAATCGTGGTATCCCGTCTGCATGTCGAGCGAGCTCGCGCCGGGGAAGATCCTCGGCACGAGCTTCCTCGACGGACGTATCGTGGTGTTTCGAGGCGAGAGCGGCAGGGTGCAAGCGCTGAGCGCCTACTGCCCGCACCTCGGCGGCGACCTCGCCGCGGGATCGATCGTCGGGGACGCCGTCCGCTGCGCGTTCCACCACTGGGAATACAGCCAGGAGGGGACCTGCCTGAAGACCGGCCTCGGCGACCCGCCGCCGCCCGGCGCTTGCCTCTTCCGCTTCCCGACCGTCGAGCGATACGGGATGATCTGGGCCTTCAACGGCGAAACACCGCTCTTCGACCTCCCGGACTTCCCTTATCCCGACGACGATCTCGTCTTCCGCGTGGAGGCGCATGAAGAGGTCTTTCCCGTCGATCCCTGGGTCGTCTGCTGCAATACGCCGGACGTGCAGCACATCCGCGTCGTGCACGGCTTCAAGTTCGACAAGGGCGAGCCCGCCGAGAACATGGTGATCACCGACCATTCGATGATGTACGACTTCGACGGCATCCACCCCGCGGGCCCGCGCGTCACGTTCCGGGTCGGTATCTTCGGGACGACGCTCTTTTATCAGAGCAGCTTCTTCAACGGCCGCTGGTATGGATACATCGCCCCGTTCGGCATGCCCGCGCCGGGGCAGACGAAGGTGTACTACGTCCTGGCCACGCGGAAGTCCGAGGGAGACGAGGCCTCGCAGAAGGAGCTGCTCGACTTCGCGATGGGCGTGCAGCGACAGATCCTCGCGGACGACGCCCCCATCCTCCGTGGCGTCCACTTCCGCCCCGGTACCCTGACGAAGAGCGACACCGCGCTCGCGCGCTTCCTCGAATACCTGCGGAAATTCCCCCGCGCGCACCCGTCGGCCGAGTTCATTCGTTGA
- a CDS encoding class I SAM-dependent methyltransferase family protein, with protein MLRGIWAASDALSPDGLLRNSPAQRRFQEVLGPFFWQSPIIHRCFAKPRGYAGDFLMMDDVYRNRPKGETVLGRWMDRWVLEQPGFVAVRNRREKLVALLREEWTHGARHAMNVASGSASELADVVATNPFQEVTLLDQDQGALFAATTALGRQMDPARVRTWSGSVFTLIRGKTTLVPGDQDFIYSIGLYDYLSPRFATALTARLWLNLAPGGLLAIGNFNGHDPMRRFIEAAMDWYLIYRDEPDMLALAAGLPDVEGAEVWTDPTGCLHLLLVRKRGARPGLSPA; from the coding sequence ATGCTGCGGGGCATCTGGGCGGCGAGCGACGCCCTCAGCCCCGACGGCCTCCTGCGGAACTCCCCCGCACAGCGCCGCTTCCAGGAGGTCCTGGGACCATTTTTCTGGCAGAGCCCCATCATCCACCGCTGCTTCGCCAAACCCCGGGGCTACGCCGGCGACTTCTTGATGATGGACGACGTCTATCGGAATCGCCCCAAGGGCGAGACGGTCCTCGGGCGCTGGATGGACCGATGGGTGCTCGAGCAGCCCGGCTTCGTGGCGGTCCGAAACCGCCGGGAGAAGCTCGTGGCGCTCCTCCGCGAGGAGTGGACCCACGGTGCCCGGCACGCCATGAACGTCGCCTCGGGCTCCGCGTCGGAGCTCGCCGACGTGGTCGCGACGAACCCGTTCCAGGAAGTCACGCTGCTCGACCAGGATCAGGGCGCCTTGTTCGCCGCGACCACCGCGCTCGGGCGCCAGATGGATCCCGCCCGCGTGCGCACCTGGTCCGGCTCCGTCTTCACGCTGATCCGCGGCAAGACCACGCTGGTCCCCGGCGACCAGGACTTCATTTATTCGATCGGCTTGTACGACTACCTGTCGCCGCGATTCGCGACGGCGCTCACGGCGCGGCTCTGGCTCAACCTTGCGCCGGGGGGCCTCCTGGCGATCGGCAACTTCAACGGCCACGACCCCATGCGCCGCTTCATCGAGGCGGCGATGGACTGGTACCTCATCTACAGGGACGAGCCCGACATGCTGGCGCTGGCGGCGGGGCTCCCGGACGTCGAGGGGGCGGAGGTCTGGACGGACCCGACCGGCTGCCTGCACCTGCTCTTGGTACGCAAGCGGGGGGCGCGGCCGGGCCTTTCACCAGCGTGA
- a CDS encoding TIGR02265 family protein: MDSKEMLDKRIALATSTDNMLGMVLDGALNHLGKAYGPAKVGSIRTQVMGDKTIRSFFWYPVSSLLKVARRLVDEPSLGLTCNEIMTGCGEHAFSSLLESPVGKMLARFGQGNPQALCANGPYAYTLAVSFGEREYTKTSERSADVVFTRDLFGPAFTVAVYRVAYKLVSNVDANVTATVANDAGTDFIIHSRW; encoded by the coding sequence ATGGACTCCAAGGAGATGCTTGACAAACGGATCGCGCTTGCAACGAGCACCGACAACATGCTCGGGATGGTGCTCGACGGCGCGCTGAACCACCTCGGCAAGGCCTACGGGCCTGCGAAGGTAGGCTCCATTCGCACGCAGGTGATGGGGGACAAGACCATCCGCTCGTTCTTCTGGTACCCGGTGAGCTCGCTGCTCAAGGTCGCGCGGCGCCTGGTCGACGAGCCGAGCCTCGGCCTGACCTGCAACGAGATCATGACGGGCTGCGGCGAGCACGCCTTCAGCTCCCTGCTCGAGTCCCCCGTCGGCAAGATGCTCGCCCGGTTCGGCCAGGGCAACCCGCAGGCCCTCTGCGCCAACGGCCCCTATGCCTATACGCTGGCCGTGAGCTTCGGCGAACGCGAGTACACGAAGACGAGCGAACGCTCGGCCGACGTGGTCTTCACGCGCGACCTGTTCGGCCCCGCCTTCACCGTCGCTGTCTACCGGGTGGCCTACAAGCTCGTGAGCAACGTGGACGCGAACGTCACCGCCACGGTCGCCAACGACGCCGGGACCGACTTCATCATCCACTCACGCTGGTGA
- a CDS encoding carboxymuconolactone decarboxylase family protein, with protein sequence MPHIRIVEAHEADAPLRAVYDAMLSRPIPAVYRAPHGGPAGIIRAHSLDPDLLRITFAATGTFHRGDGLSWAERELIAASASRTNQCFY encoded by the coding sequence ATGCCCCACATCCGGATCGTCGAGGCCCACGAAGCAGACGCCCCCCTGCGCGCCGTCTACGACGCCATGTTGTCCCGCCCGATCCCCGCGGTCTACCGCGCGCCGCATGGCGGCCCGGCGGGCATCATCCGCGCGCACAGCCTCGATCCCGATCTGCTCCGGATCACCTTCGCCGCGACCGGCACGTTCCACCGCGGCGACGGGCTCTCGTGGGCAGAGCGTGAGCTCATCGCCGCGTCCGCTTCGCGGACGAACCAGTGCTTTTACTGA